In Deltaproteobacteria bacterium, one genomic interval encodes:
- a CDS encoding YdcF family protein, giving the protein MAMDTIGFAIKKAVSAAVMPSGVIFLLLLAGLFFWPLKRRRAAARNAFFLAFVIYALGSSGPVSSLLLMGLEAQVPRQFQPNPAAADVVVLCGGIVSSEVLPPEDRLTCHTRMRVLAGARISSTVPVIERMIIVGGTKEEEGKAYSEAGTAREWIEDMGLAPQVETILLEKTRDTDENLAAASRVLAGRPAYLVTSALHIPRALMIAKRLGMDVTPVPCDYLASGISWSIRDLWPSPIRLYYTDSACHEYLGIAWQFLKDVPVRLARLF; this is encoded by the coding sequence ATGGCTATGGACACCATCGGATTTGCCATCAAAAAGGCCGTATCGGCCGCGGTCATGCCCTCCGGGGTCATCTTTCTCCTTCTCCTTGCGGGCCTCTTCTTCTGGCCCCTCAAGAGACGGCGGGCAGCTGCAAGAAACGCCTTTTTTCTGGCCTTTGTCATCTATGCGCTCGGGAGTTCCGGCCCGGTCTCATCCCTCCTGCTCATGGGGCTTGAGGCCCAGGTCCCGCGACAATTCCAGCCCAATCCCGCGGCCGCGGACGTTGTGGTGCTTTGCGGCGGCATCGTTTCGAGCGAAGTTCTCCCCCCTGAGGACCGCCTGACATGTCATACGCGCATGCGCGTCCTTGCCGGCGCCCGGATCTCTTCCACTGTTCCGGTCATTGAAAGGATGATCATTGTCGGCGGAACAAAGGAGGAAGAGGGTAAGGCCTATTCCGAGGCAGGGACCGCCCGGGAGTGGATCGAGGATATGGGGCTTGCCCCGCAGGTCGAGACCATCCTGCTCGAAAAGACCCGAGATACGGACGAAAACCTCGCAGCGGCCTCGCGGGTCCTCGCAGGAAGGCCCGCCTACCTGGTCACCTCCGCCCTCCACATACCCAGGGCCCTCATGATCGCCAAACGCCTCGGCATGGATGTCACGCCAGTCCCATGCGACTACCTGGCATCCGGCATCTCGTGGTCCATCCGGGACCTCTGGCCGAGTCCCATCCGCCTTTATTACACAGACAGCGCCTGCCATGAATACCTCGGCATCGCCTGGCAGTTCCTGAAGGACGTCCCGGTAAGGCTTGCCCGTCTCTTTTGA
- a CDS encoding HAMP domain-containing histidine kinase: MSDTAFLSITVLLLLWILTAFALVRALKKKRDGADQAPPPSLDLLLGLVSKGREEAKEAARKLSEVLDALGLGLVEVTAGGIAANACALSLLGVMRPEEAGLREILDSLLPNERMTIRVEDRTVQITRIKDSVQGGGLLLVQDVTRAAEAEQRIRQRERLAHLGKMTAQMAHQMKTHTAILAGRAQLLARELEGSPALREKAREIYTEARELAGRIDEIVSIYKTDGKARETVGIADVLYSVRKRLDSMEKPCTITVEAADDLVVTTDRAALESILFLLGQNSLAEEVRASQVTLSAREEGDSVVISVTDNGAGIPASLRDRIFEPFTGESKGGLGLGLFLARDLAERLGGGLRLMDVEKGTSFGLFLPRVTAALETCPSAPLGRR, translated from the coding sequence ATGTCAGATACCGCCTTTCTCTCCATCACGGTCCTTCTTCTTCTCTGGATCCTCACCGCCTTCGCCCTGGTCCGTGCCCTCAAGAAAAAAAGGGATGGGGCTGACCAGGCCCCGCCCCCCTCCCTCGACCTCCTTCTCGGGCTCGTCTCCAAGGGGCGCGAAGAGGCCAAGGAGGCGGCCCGAAAGCTCAGCGAGGTCCTTGACGCCCTCGGCCTCGGACTCGTTGAGGTAACCGCAGGCGGCATCGCCGCCAACGCCTGCGCCCTTTCCCTATTGGGTGTCATGAGGCCCGAGGAGGCAGGCCTTCGGGAAATACTTGATTCCCTCTTGCCGAATGAACGGATGACCATCAGGGTTGAGGACAGGACCGTACAGATCACACGGATCAAGGACTCGGTCCAGGGTGGCGGCCTTCTCCTTGTACAAGACGTGACCAGGGCGGCAGAGGCAGAGCAGAGGATACGCCAACGGGAAAGACTCGCCCATCTCGGAAAGATGACGGCCCAGATGGCCCACCAGATGAAGACACACACTGCGATCCTCGCGGGCCGGGCCCAGCTCCTCGCCAGAGAACTCGAAGGCTCACCGGCGCTCAGGGAAAAGGCCAGGGAGATCTACACCGAGGCCCGGGAGCTCGCAGGCCGGATAGACGAGATCGTCTCGATCTACAAGACGGACGGAAAGGCCAGGGAGACAGTCGGAATCGCAGACGTCCTCTACTCGGTCAGGAAACGGCTCGACAGCATGGAGAAGCCCTGCACGATCACAGTAGAGGCGGCAGACGACCTGGTCGTCACAACCGACCGCGCTGCCCTCGAAAGCATCCTCTTTCTCCTCGGCCAGAACTCCCTCGCCGAGGAGGTTAGGGCCTCACAGGTCACCCTCTCGGCCCGGGAGGAAGGAGACAGTGTCGTCATCTCGGTCACTGACAACGGGGCCGGGATCCCCGCCTCCCTTCGGGATCGTATCTTTGAGCCTTTCACAGGGGAGAGCAAGGGGGGCCTCGGCCTTGGGCTCTTTCTCGCCCGGGACCTCGCAGAAAGGCTCGGCGGAGGGCTCAGGCTCATGGACGTGGAGAAAGGGACATCCTTCGGCCTCTTCCTTCCCCGTGTTACGGCCGCCCTGGAAACGTGTCCCTCGGCTCCTCTGGGAAGGCGATAA
- a CDS encoding polysaccharide deacetylase family protein codes for MPKKTTKRHLHLVVSLHDVSPVSYKAYDRLLDDLALLGVQSTSLLVVPCMHGRHPVSKNGPFLAWLANRQEKGHEIVLHGYFHQARVIPRGLVSRLVATCYTNREGEFYGITQNEAMGFLDAGLSLLRGWGLRIHGFTPPAWLMGMEGRDALRAAGFSYTTWYGSVENLHADVNVPAPVLVASSRSRLRRAASLAVVPCLSALHRRSPVLRIAFHPADLDAPSVLGCLTREVERAIKNRVPTTYRDLFPPEMLAAPIIP; via the coding sequence ATGCCAAAAAAAACGACAAAGCGCCATTTGCACCTGGTGGTCTCCCTCCACGACGTAAGTCCGGTATCGTACAAGGCCTACGACCGCCTCCTGGATGACCTTGCCTTGCTTGGCGTGCAATCGACGTCGCTCCTCGTTGTCCCATGCATGCACGGACGGCACCCGGTATCGAAAAACGGACCGTTTCTCGCCTGGCTTGCGAATAGACAGGAAAAAGGACACGAGATCGTGCTGCACGGGTATTTCCATCAGGCGCGCGTCATCCCCCGGGGGCTTGTCTCACGTCTCGTCGCCACCTGTTACACGAACCGCGAGGGCGAGTTCTATGGAATCACACAGAACGAGGCCATGGGGTTCCTGGACGCCGGGCTTTCCCTCCTTAGGGGTTGGGGACTCCGTATCCACGGATTCACACCTCCTGCCTGGCTCATGGGTATGGAAGGAAGGGATGCGCTCCGTGCTGCTGGCTTTTCCTACACCACGTGGTACGGCAGCGTGGAAAACCTGCATGCGGACGTAAACGTCCCAGCGCCCGTTCTCGTAGCAAGCTCGAGGAGCCGGTTGCGCAGGGCGGCATCCCTTGCGGTCGTGCCGTGTCTTTCCGCCCTCCACCGGCGCTCCCCTGTCCTTCGAATCGCCTTTCACCCAGCAGATCTTGATGCCCCTTCCGTCCTCGGGTGCTTGACAAGGGAGGTGGAGCGTGCGATCAAGAATCGTGTCCCCACCACCTACCGGGACCTGTTTCCTCCAGAGATGCTTGCCGCCCCAATAATTCCATGA
- a CDS encoding flippase-like domain-containing protein, protein MNNKPPLFRHAATGVALGIAASVAVAACTFSPETFARISGLQPAYIPLLFLMVATAWLCNGLRTRTLSRALGSPLTLKQSLAISLSTEFGIAASPAGMGGGLIRYTLMRRAGFQIHHVASFMAADFTVDAAFFGLVLPVCLAASSKELMRIVPSLDLSLPSPGRTLIGLAVLGAIVFAAVQCGAVRALFRITGMDRRFRLSARFRLIQRRIVSDIRNTTSLIRFLYTHQKKALVANFFFGGAQWICRYGILPVILFAFSRQGHFIPLFFVQGFLFALSLALVIPGGGGGVEVVMAFILSFFIPVALVGVVLILWRFFTYHLYLLVGGAASAWTFGSLNTLFPVQAPEPRG, encoded by the coding sequence ATGAACAATAAACCTCCACTTTTCCGGCACGCCGCAACAGGCGTGGCCCTGGGAATCGCCGCTTCGGTTGCGGTTGCCGCCTGCACGTTTTCCCCCGAGACCTTTGCCAGGATCTCCGGTCTCCAGCCTGCCTACATCCCCCTGCTCTTTCTTATGGTTGCGACGGCATGGTTGTGCAACGGCCTTCGGACCCGGACCCTCTCCCGTGCGCTCGGCTCACCCCTCACGCTCAAGCAGTCCCTTGCCATCTCCCTCTCCACTGAGTTCGGAATAGCGGCCTCGCCTGCTGGCATGGGGGGAGGCCTCATCCGTTACACCCTCATGAGGAGGGCGGGGTTCCAGATCCATCACGTGGCCTCCTTCATGGCGGCCGACTTCACGGTGGACGCGGCCTTTTTCGGCCTTGTCCTGCCCGTGTGTCTCGCTGCCTCCAGCAAGGAACTCATGAGGATTGTGCCCTCACTTGATCTCTCCCTCCCTTCGCCGGGCAGGACGCTCATTGGCCTTGCCGTGCTCGGGGCCATCGTGTTCGCTGCGGTTCAATGCGGCGCTGTACGCGCCCTTTTTCGCATAACGGGCATGGATCGCCGATTCCGCCTTTCGGCCCGTTTCCGTCTCATCCAGAGACGTATCGTCTCGGACATCCGAAACACGACCTCCCTCATTCGATTCCTGTATACACATCAGAAAAAGGCCCTGGTCGCCAACTTCTTTTTCGGCGGCGCCCAATGGATCTGCCGGTATGGGATCCTTCCGGTCATTCTCTTCGCCTTTTCCAGACAGGGCCATTTCATCCCCCTCTTCTTTGTCCAGGGCTTTCTCTTTGCCCTTTCCCTCGCCCTCGTAATCCCAGGGGGTGGCGGAGGGGTCGAGGTCGTGATGGCCTTCATCCTCTCCTTTTTCATTCCGGTGGCCCTTGTTGGCGTGGTCCTCATCCTCTGGAGGTTCTTCACCTATCACCTCTACCTCCTCGTGGGAGGGGCTGCATCGGCCTGGACATTCGGGTCCCTGAACACCCTTTTCCCCGTCCAGGCGCCTGAGCCCCGTGGGTAG